Proteins co-encoded in one Quercus robur chromosome 8, dhQueRobu3.1, whole genome shotgun sequence genomic window:
- the LOC126697930 gene encoding uncharacterized protein LOC126697930 isoform X2, protein MEVPSSVQHLRNQSELIFTDMPSEFEQSLDPKQGSHYWIIEHVPFIFLRHKVRKGIFGYETHNLSSKYLERSKGTTINQADDTNNNNGDDINASDDKGKQIIST, encoded by the exons ATGGAGGTACCCTCTAGTGTCCAACACCTGAGAAACCAAAGCGAACTGATTTTTACAGATATGCCTAGCGAATTCGAACAAAGTTTGGATCCAAAGCAAGGGTCACATTATTGGATCATTGAGCATGTACCATTCATCTTCCTGCGTCACAAGGTTCGCAAAGGTATTTTTGGCTATGAGACCCACAATCTCAGTTCTAAGTATTTAGAGAGATCAAAAGGGACAACAATCAACCAGGCTGATGATACCAACAACAATAATGGCGATGATATCAATGCTTCAGACGATAAAG GTAAACAAATAATTTCTACATAG
- the LOC126697930 gene encoding uncharacterized protein LOC126697930 isoform X1, protein MEVPSSVQHLRNQSELIFTDMPSEFEQSLDPKQGSHYWIIEHVPFIFLRHKVRKGIFGYETHNLSSKYLERSKGTTINQADDTNNNNGDDINASDDKGYQKGKSNVAS, encoded by the coding sequence ATGGAGGTACCCTCTAGTGTCCAACACCTGAGAAACCAAAGCGAACTGATTTTTACAGATATGCCTAGCGAATTCGAACAAAGTTTGGATCCAAAGCAAGGGTCACATTATTGGATCATTGAGCATGTACCATTCATCTTCCTGCGTCACAAGGTTCGCAAAGGTATTTTTGGCTATGAGACCCACAATCTCAGTTCTAAGTATTTAGAGAGATCAAAAGGGACAACAATCAACCAGGCTGATGATACCAACAACAATAATGGCGATGATATCAATGCTTCAGACGATAAAG